Proteins from a genomic interval of Micromonospora sp. NBC_00389:
- a CDS encoding D-amino acid dehydrogenase: MKSIVLGGGVIGVTTAYYLAQEGHEVVVVEARDQLGTDATGGNAGLIAPGHSFAWASPAAPRMLLASLRGQATAIRVKPRLDPKLASWGLQFLRECTTTRAEANTLIKLKLCKYSQGQLNQLAAAERIEFEHVQRGAAYLYRTEADLELGVKKMDLLRCHGVPMNVLDAKQVAELDPAFASAGDTFAGGIHVTSDASGDSELFTNELADRCKGLGVQFELGVTAERFVTDGDSVRGVQTSKGLMRADNYVLALGIQSPFLSKTAGQRLPIYPAKGYSLTADIIDPEAAPKVGGVDEATLVAWSRFGDQLRMSSTAEFSGYSRDWKFSDFSNVLKTGREIFPRAVDWDGARMRACLRPMTPDGPPIIGRGKHTNLFYNTGHGHMGWTMACGSSRILTDVMAGRKPALDLRGFEVRSRRVAA, from the coding sequence ATGAAATCCATCGTCCTCGGTGGCGGTGTCATCGGCGTCACTACCGCCTACTATCTCGCGCAGGAGGGTCACGAGGTCGTGGTGGTCGAGGCGCGCGACCAGCTGGGCACCGACGCAACCGGCGGCAACGCGGGCCTGATCGCCCCCGGCCACTCCTTCGCGTGGGCCTCGCCGGCCGCGCCTCGGATGCTGCTGGCCTCCCTGCGCGGACAGGCCACTGCCATCCGTGTCAAGCCCAGACTGGACCCCAAGCTCGCCAGCTGGGGGCTCCAATTCCTCCGCGAGTGCACGACCACTCGGGCAGAAGCCAACACGCTGATCAAGCTCAAGCTGTGCAAGTACAGCCAGGGCCAGCTGAACCAGCTCGCGGCCGCGGAACGGATCGAGTTCGAACACGTCCAAAGGGGCGCCGCCTACCTCTACCGCACGGAGGCGGACCTAGAACTCGGCGTGAAAAAGATGGACCTGCTTCGCTGCCACGGCGTGCCGATGAACGTGCTCGACGCCAAGCAGGTCGCCGAGCTCGACCCGGCGTTCGCCTCGGCCGGCGACACCTTCGCCGGCGGTATTCACGTCACCTCCGACGCCAGCGGGGACTCCGAGTTGTTCACCAACGAGCTGGCGGACCGGTGCAAGGGGCTCGGCGTCCAGTTCGAGCTCGGGGTGACCGCCGAGCGGTTCGTCACCGACGGCGACTCGGTACGCGGCGTGCAGACGAGCAAAGGGCTGATGCGTGCGGACAACTACGTCCTTGCGCTGGGGATCCAAAGCCCGTTCCTGTCCAAGACGGCCGGGCAACGGCTGCCGATTTACCCCGCGAAGGGGTACTCCCTCACCGCAGACATCATCGACCCCGAGGCCGCACCGAAGGTAGGCGGGGTCGACGAGGCGACCCTGGTCGCTTGGTCGCGCTTCGGTGACCAGCTGCGGATGTCCTCTACGGCCGAGTTCTCCGGGTACAGCCGTGACTGGAAGTTTTCCGACTTCTCCAACGTGCTCAAGACCGGCCGTGAGATCTTCCCTAGAGCGGTGGACTGGGACGGTGCCCGGATGCGGGCGTGCCTGCGCCCGATGACCCCGGACGGCCCGCCGATCATCGGCCGTGGCAAGCACACCAACCTGTTCTACAACACCGGACACGGGCACATGGGCTGGACGATGGCATGCGGCTCAAGCCGAATCCTGACTGATGTGATGGCAGGCCGGAAGCCGGCCTTGGACCTTCGCGGGTTCGAGGTCCGGTCACGGCGCGTCGCAGCGTGA
- a CDS encoding RidA family protein, which yields MSTKLDTYNPDTLGPAIAPYSQAVVANGFAYLAGQVALDKDNNVVAPGDMKKQTRVAIERIKTILAEFDADLNNIVSATVFITDLDDFATFNEAWAAEFGDHRPARASVVAGLLLPGLVVEIQAVAAL from the coding sequence ATGAGCACGAAGCTCGACACCTACAACCCCGACACGCTCGGCCCAGCCATCGCGCCCTACTCGCAGGCCGTCGTGGCCAACGGCTTCGCCTACCTGGCTGGACAGGTCGCACTCGACAAGGACAACAACGTCGTCGCTCCCGGCGACATGAAGAAGCAGACCCGGGTCGCGATCGAGCGGATCAAGACCATCCTCGCGGAGTTCGACGCCGACCTGAACAACATCGTCTCCGCGACCGTCTTCATCACCGACCTCGACGACTTCGCAACGTTCAACGAGGCATGGGCAGCAGAGTTCGGCGATCACCGACCGGCGCGCGCCTCCGTCGTCGCAGGACTCCTGCTGCCCGGCTTGGTCGTCGAGATTCAGGCAGTCGCCGCCCTCTAA
- a CDS encoding SDR family oxidoreductase, whose translation MNNAEPANWRFAGKVALVTGASRGIGLSIAERLVAEGARVAITARKSEPLEHAVESLGGPRHAIAIAGKADDLEHQQIAVRTTLDKFGRVDLLVNNTGINPVYGPMVDLEPAVARKIFEVNCLAALSWVQQVHRAWMCEHGGAIVNVSSVAGLKPAPGIGFYGASKAMLAHITSELAVELGPHVRVNAVAPAVVKTKFANALYDGKEDEVAAAYPLRRLGVPDDIASSVAFLLSEDAAWVTGQILVVDGGLTLTGGV comes from the coding sequence GTGAACAACGCCGAGCCCGCGAATTGGCGATTCGCGGGAAAGGTAGCGCTGGTCACCGGCGCCAGCCGCGGGATCGGTCTGAGCATCGCTGAGAGACTCGTCGCCGAGGGTGCGCGGGTGGCCATCACGGCACGCAAGTCCGAGCCCCTCGAGCACGCGGTCGAGTCTCTCGGCGGTCCGCGGCACGCGATCGCGATCGCCGGCAAGGCCGACGACCTCGAGCACCAGCAGATCGCCGTGCGCACCACTCTCGACAAATTCGGTCGGGTCGACCTGCTGGTAAACAACACGGGGATCAACCCCGTGTACGGGCCCATGGTCGACCTCGAGCCGGCCGTCGCCCGCAAGATCTTCGAGGTCAACTGCCTGGCCGCGCTGTCCTGGGTGCAGCAAGTGCACCGGGCCTGGATGTGCGAGCACGGTGGCGCAATCGTGAACGTGTCCTCGGTGGCAGGGCTCAAGCCGGCGCCTGGCATCGGCTTCTACGGAGCCTCCAAGGCCATGCTGGCGCACATCACCTCTGAACTAGCCGTCGAGCTCGGACCCCATGTCAGGGTCAACGCAGTCGCGCCGGCGGTGGTCAAGACAAAGTTCGCCAATGCTCTATATGACGGCAAGGAGGACGAGGTGGCCGCGGCTTACCCGCTGCGCCGCCTCGGTGTCCCGGACGACATCGCGTCGTCGGTCGCGTTCCTGCTCTCCGAGGACGCGGCCTGGGTCACCGGGCAGATACTGGTCGTCGACGGCGGCCTCACGCTGACGGGCGGGGTGTGA
- the pcaH gene encoding protocatechuate 3,4-dioxygenase subunit beta produces the protein MTATTTPVQLAPAPPIATRPPGPAEVPLIQADIDREIAEARQSARARAVDGRLPDHPARDYSPYRSSLLRHPERALVAVRDPEATELTGPAFGVTDVTDLDPDLTRQHHGEPLGERITVSGRVLDRRGHPVRGQLVEIWQANASGRYAHQRDQHPAPLDPNFTGVGRCLTDDQGHYQFTTIRPGAYPWRNHRNAWRPAHIHFSLFGTAFTQRLVTQMYFPGDPLFRYDPIINSVTDEPARQRLVAAYDHDLSSPEWTLGYRWDIVLDGPAATWIEEGR, from the coding sequence ATGACCGCCACCACCACGCCGGTCCAACTGGCACCCGCACCACCCATCGCGACCCGCCCCCCCGGCCCGGCCGAGGTCCCGCTCATCCAGGCTGACATCGACCGGGAGATCGCCGAGGCGCGGCAGAGCGCCCGGGCTCGGGCAGTGGACGGACGCCTGCCCGACCACCCGGCCCGGGACTACTCCCCCTACCGCAGCAGCCTGCTGCGGCACCCCGAGCGGGCGCTCGTCGCCGTCCGGGACCCCGAGGCCACCGAACTCACCGGGCCCGCCTTCGGCGTCACCGACGTCACCGACCTCGACCCCGACCTCACCCGGCAGCACCACGGTGAGCCGCTCGGCGAGCGGATTACCGTCAGCGGGCGGGTCCTGGACCGCCGGGGCCATCCGGTGCGTGGCCAACTGGTCGAGATCTGGCAGGCGAACGCGTCGGGCCGGTACGCCCACCAGCGCGACCAGCACCCGGCCCCGCTCGACCCAAACTTCACCGGGGTCGGCCGGTGCCTGACCGACGACCAGGGCCACTACCAGTTCACCACCATCAGGCCGGGCGCCTACCCGTGGCGCAATCACCGCAACGCCTGGCGGCCCGCCCACATCCATTTCTCGCTCTTCGGCACCGCCTTCACCCAACGGCTCGTCACCCAGATGTACTTCCCCGGCGACCCGCTCTTCCGCTACGACCCGATCATCAACTCCGTCACCGACGAGCCGGCCCGGCAGCGCCTGGTCGCCGCGTACGACCACGACCTGTCCAGCCCCGAATGGACCCTCGGCTACCGGTGGGACATCGTGCTGGACGGCCCGGCCGCCACCTGGATCGAGGAGGGCCGCTGA
- the pcaG gene encoding protocatechuate 3,4-dioxygenase subunit alpha translates to MATDDTPTPAGPLAPTPSQTVGPFYGYALPFRGGGDVAPLGHPDTITVHGRVYDGVGQPVPDALLEFWQAGPDGATTGVPGSLRRDPVTGAVIGRNGVDFTGFGRVPTDADGHYVLHTLPPGARPGAAPYLAVCLFARGLLHHLYTRIYLPEQVGANAADPVLAALDPRRRATLLATAERERTYRFDIRIQAGDGPDEETVFLDFG, encoded by the coding sequence ATGGCCACCGACGACACTCCTACCCCGGCGGGTCCGCTCGCGCCCACCCCGTCCCAGACCGTCGGTCCCTTCTACGGCTACGCCCTGCCCTTCCGGGGCGGCGGCGACGTGGCCCCGCTCGGGCACCCCGACACCATCACCGTGCACGGACGGGTGTACGACGGCGTCGGGCAGCCGGTCCCGGACGCGCTGCTGGAGTTCTGGCAAGCCGGTCCCGACGGCGCCACCACCGGAGTGCCCGGATCGCTGCGTCGTGACCCCGTCACCGGCGCGGTGATAGGCCGCAATGGCGTTGACTTCACCGGTTTCGGCCGGGTTCCCACCGACGCCGACGGGCACTACGTCCTGCACACGCTGCCGCCCGGTGCCCGGCCGGGCGCCGCTCCGTACCTGGCGGTGTGCCTGTTCGCCCGTGGCCTGCTGCACCACCTGTACACCCGGATCTACCTGCCCGAGCAGGTCGGGGCGAACGCCGCCGACCCGGTGCTCGCCGCCCTGGATCCGCGGCGGCGCGCAACCCTGCTCGCCACCGCCGAGCGCGAGCGGACGTACCGCTTCGACATCCGGATCCAGGCTGGCGACGGCCCGGACGAGGAAACGGTGTTCCTTGACTTCGGCTGA
- a CDS encoding thiolase family protein → MTDRSRDVFVVDAVRTPIGRYGGALAGIRPDDLAAHVLRALVKRTPQLDPARVDDVLLGNANGAGEENRDVARMAVLLAGLPVTVPGATVNRLCGSGLEAVIQAARAIRCGDASIAIAGGVESMSRAPWVLPKPERAFPAGHQQLHSTTLGWRMVNPHMSPEWTISLGESAELVADRYGITRESQDAFALASHEKASRAWRDGRFDAEVVGYPGVDLPRDECIRDDTSAAALARLKPVFRTDGGTVTAGNSSPLNDGAAALLLADEEGLRASGREPLARIRASAVTGIEPQYFGVGPVEAVRRGLARAGRGFADLHTVELNEAFAAQSLACLGEWPELDPAIVNPRGGAIAIGHPLGASGARIAGAVAHQLADAGTGVGVAALCIGVGQGLALVLER, encoded by the coding sequence GCCGTACGCACCCCGATCGGCAGATACGGCGGGGCGCTGGCCGGTATCCGCCCCGACGACCTGGCCGCCCACGTGCTCCGGGCGCTGGTCAAGCGCACGCCGCAGCTGGACCCGGCCCGCGTCGACGACGTACTGCTCGGCAACGCCAACGGCGCGGGCGAGGAGAACCGCGACGTGGCCCGGATGGCGGTGCTGCTCGCCGGACTCCCCGTCACCGTCCCCGGCGCCACCGTCAACCGGCTGTGCGGCTCCGGCCTGGAAGCTGTCATCCAGGCGGCGCGGGCCATCCGGTGCGGCGACGCCTCGATCGCCATCGCCGGCGGGGTGGAGTCCATGAGCCGGGCGCCGTGGGTGCTACCCAAGCCCGAACGGGCCTTCCCGGCCGGTCATCAGCAACTGCACTCCACCACGCTCGGCTGGCGCATGGTCAACCCACACATGTCACCGGAGTGGACGATCTCCCTCGGCGAGAGCGCCGAACTGGTCGCCGACCGGTACGGCATAACCCGTGAGTCCCAGGACGCCTTCGCGCTAGCGAGCCACGAGAAGGCCAGCCGCGCCTGGCGGGACGGCCGCTTCGACGCGGAGGTCGTCGGCTACCCGGGCGTCGACCTGCCGCGCGACGAATGCATCCGGGACGACACGTCCGCGGCGGCCCTCGCCCGGCTGAAACCCGTCTTCCGCACCGACGGTGGCACGGTCACCGCCGGCAACTCGTCGCCGCTAAACGACGGGGCCGCGGCCCTGCTGCTCGCCGACGAGGAGGGCCTGCGGGCCAGTGGCCGGGAACCGCTCGCCCGGATCCGGGCCTCGGCGGTCACCGGCATCGAGCCCCAGTACTTCGGGGTCGGACCGGTCGAGGCGGTGCGCCGGGGCCTGGCCAGGGCCGGCCGAGGTTTCGCCGACCTGCACACGGTCGAACTCAACGAGGCATTCGCCGCGCAGTCGCTCGCCTGCCTGGGCGAGTGGCCAGAGCTCGACCCGGCGATCGTCAACCCGCGCGGTGGCGCGATCGCCATCGGCCACCCGCTCGGCGCCTCCGGCGCCCGCATCGCGGGCGCGGTCGCCCATCAACTCGCCGACGCCGGTACCGGCGTCGGGGTGGCCGCCCTGTGCATCGGCGTAGGGCAGGGCCTCGCCCTGGTGCTCGAACGCTGA
- the pcaDC gene encoding bifunctional 3-oxoadipate enol-lactonase/4-carboxymuconolactone decarboxylase PcaDC, with the protein MTAQPRRPLLHHRLDGPENGPPLILGPSLGTSLAVWEPSLPDLARAHRVLRWDLPGHGGSPTSLLPDGRPGATSVADLARLVLDLADQHGWRQFAYAGISLGGAVGTHLARHHSDRVRSLALVCSSARFGEPRSWAERAQLVRANGTEVLVAGTADRWFTARFADSARATALLDDLAAADAAGYAACCDALASYDLSGELPRIAVPTLVVAGREDPATPPAHARRLADGIPGASLLELAGAAHLANVERPEVVTEVLLRHLAATCPPATAGATDDRARHTAGLAVRRAVLGDAHVDRAIANSTTFTADFQDFITRYAWGEIWSRPGLDRRTRSTLTLTALVARGHLEELALHVRAALRNGLTPAEIGEVLLHTAIYCGVPAANAAFAVAQRILREQGADLDRPAANDPSADRS; encoded by the coding sequence ATGACAGCCCAGCCGCGGCGACCGCTGCTCCATCACCGGCTCGACGGTCCGGAGAACGGCCCACCGCTGATCCTCGGCCCGTCCCTCGGCACCTCCCTCGCGGTATGGGAACCGTCACTGCCTGATCTCGCCCGTGCCCACCGGGTACTGCGCTGGGACCTGCCGGGCCACGGGGGTTCGCCCACCAGCCTGCTGCCGGACGGTCGACCGGGCGCCACGTCCGTCGCCGACCTGGCCCGGCTGGTTCTCGACCTGGCCGACCAGCACGGATGGCGACAGTTCGCGTACGCGGGCATCTCCCTCGGCGGCGCGGTTGGCACCCACCTCGCCCGGCACCACTCGGACCGGGTCCGCTCACTCGCCCTGGTCTGCTCCTCCGCCCGCTTCGGCGAGCCTCGGTCCTGGGCCGAGCGGGCCCAGTTGGTCCGGGCCAACGGCACGGAGGTGTTGGTGGCGGGCACCGCCGACCGCTGGTTCACGGCGCGCTTCGCGGACTCCGCCCGCGCCACCGCGCTCCTGGACGACCTCGCGGCCGCCGATGCCGCCGGCTACGCCGCCTGCTGCGACGCGCTCGCCTCCTACGACCTGAGCGGTGAACTACCTCGGATCGCGGTACCCACCCTGGTGGTCGCGGGCCGCGAGGACCCGGCCACCCCACCCGCGCACGCCCGCCGGCTCGCCGACGGCATCCCCGGCGCCAGCCTGCTGGAACTGGCCGGCGCCGCCCACCTGGCGAACGTGGAACGCCCGGAGGTGGTCACCGAGGTCCTGCTCCGCCACCTCGCCGCCACCTGCCCGCCGGCCACGGCCGGGGCGACGGACGACCGGGCACGTCACACCGCCGGCCTGGCGGTACGCCGGGCCGTTCTCGGCGACGCCCACGTGGACCGCGCGATCGCCAACAGCACCACCTTCACCGCAGACTTCCAGGACTTCATCACCCGCTACGCGTGGGGCGAGATCTGGTCCCGCCCCGGTCTGGACCGCCGTACCCGGTCCACCCTCACCCTCACCGCCCTGGTCGCCCGGGGCCACCTGGAGGAACTGGCGCTGCACGTACGCGCCGCCCTGCGCAACGGCCTGACGCCCGCCGAAATCGGTGAGGTGCTGCTGCACACCGCGATCTACTGCGGAGTACCGGCCGCGAACGCGGCCTTCGCGGTGGCCCAGCGCATCCTGCGTGAGCAGGGAGCCGACCTGGACCGGCCCGCCGCGAACGACCCGTCCGCCGACCGCTCCTAA
- the pcaB gene encoding 3-carboxy-cis,cis-muconate cycloisomerase, which translates to MTSAEVPDGSGTSLPSGADVGLLSPVRVGSAAESATGDAAFLQAMLDAEAALTRAQAALGLAPSAAADAVVAAAHAQAYDLPGIAVRAHSDGSPVIPLVADLTAAVAARHPAAAEYVHRGATSQDILDTATMLVARRTLGPVLDDLDRTAAALARLATEHRATPMPGRTLTQHAVPTTFGLKVAGWRSLVLDAQDRLHAVRETLPAQLGGAAGTLAAFHAYAESEVPVPGRGDVGLALIARYAEETGLAQPVLPWHSLRTPVADLGAALAFTTGALGKLAADVLVLSRTEIGEVSEGSGGGSSAMPQKSNPVRATLLAATARQVPALAAVLLGALVAEDERPSGAWQAEWQTLREALRLTGGAAREAGQLAEGLRVRPDRMRADLDLTGGLIVSERLNAVLAAAVGRARAKQLIARAAQRATAEHIGLDQALAEEAGRAGLSDESQIRQLIDPVDYLGSAAALTDQALRRDARSRPTAPWENR; encoded by the coding sequence TTGACTTCGGCTGAGGTGCCCGACGGTAGCGGCACCTCGTTACCGAGCGGCGCCGACGTGGGCCTGCTCTCCCCGGTCCGGGTCGGGTCGGCCGCCGAGTCCGCCACCGGTGACGCCGCATTCCTGCAGGCCATGCTGGACGCCGAGGCGGCGCTCACCCGGGCGCAGGCCGCACTCGGCCTCGCCCCGTCGGCGGCCGCTGACGCGGTCGTCGCGGCGGCCCACGCGCAGGCGTACGACCTGCCCGGCATTGCGGTCCGCGCCCACTCCGACGGCAGCCCGGTCATCCCGCTGGTCGCCGACCTCACCGCGGCCGTCGCCGCCCGGCACCCGGCCGCCGCCGAGTACGTCCACCGCGGCGCCACCAGCCAGGACATCCTCGACACGGCCACCATGCTGGTCGCCCGTCGGACCCTCGGCCCGGTGCTGGACGACCTCGACCGCACCGCCGCCGCCCTGGCCCGGCTCGCCACCGAGCACCGCGCGACGCCGATGCCCGGCCGTACCCTCACCCAGCACGCCGTGCCCACCACGTTCGGGCTCAAGGTCGCTGGCTGGCGGAGCCTCGTGCTGGACGCCCAGGACCGCCTGCACGCCGTACGGGAGACGCTGCCCGCGCAACTCGGCGGAGCGGCGGGGACGCTTGCCGCGTTCCACGCCTATGCCGAATCCGAGGTGCCGGTGCCGGGGCGGGGTGATGTGGGCCTGGCCCTGATCGCCCGGTACGCCGAGGAGACCGGCCTGGCGCAGCCCGTACTGCCCTGGCACAGCCTGCGTACTCCGGTCGCCGACCTCGGCGCCGCCCTGGCCTTCACCACCGGCGCGCTCGGCAAGCTCGCCGCCGACGTCCTGGTGCTCTCTCGCACCGAGATCGGCGAGGTGTCCGAGGGATCCGGCGGCGGTTCCTCCGCCATGCCGCAGAAGAGCAACCCGGTGCGTGCCACGCTCCTCGCCGCGACCGCACGCCAGGTGCCGGCGCTCGCCGCCGTGCTGCTCGGCGCCCTCGTCGCCGAGGACGAGCGCCCGTCCGGCGCCTGGCAGGCCGAGTGGCAGACGCTGCGCGAGGCGCTCCGGCTGACCGGCGGCGCGGCCCGGGAGGCCGGCCAACTGGCCGAGGGGTTGCGGGTGCGGCCAGACCGGATGCGCGCCGACCTCGACCTCACCGGCGGACTGATCGTCTCGGAACGGCTGAACGCGGTGCTCGCCGCTGCGGTCGGCCGGGCGCGGGCAAAGCAACTCATCGCCCGCGCCGCCCAGCGTGCCACGGCCGAGCACATCGGCCTCGACCAGGCACTGGCGGAGGAGGCCGGGCGAGCTGGCCTCTCGGACGAAAGCCAAATTCGCCAACTCATCGATCCGGTCGACTATCTCGGTTCGGCCGCCGCGCTCACCGACCAGGCCCTGCGCCGCGACGCACGCTCCAGACCGACCGCACCATGGGAGAACAGATGA
- a CDS encoding acyl-CoA dehydrogenase family protein: MDFAMSAKAEDACARMWDFMRDSVFPAEQEWVQYLAANGAHAYPPVMEELKAEARGRGLWNLFLPTLSGMSNLEYAAVAEITGWSPVIAPEAINCQAPDTGNMETLHLFGTPEQREQWLQPLLEGKIRSAFAMTEPDVSSSDATNITTLITRDGGDYVINGRKWWITGVADERCKIFIVMGKTDTSADTHRQQSMILVPRDTPGVEIVRHLPIFGYQDQHGHSEIVFRDVRVPASNLFGAEGDGFVIAQARLGPGRIHHAMRAIGMAERALALMVDRAKSRVAFGKHLSDQGVVQELIAQSRIDIDQARLLVYKTAWLIDRYGTKGARTEIAAIKVAAPATATRVIDRAIEVFGGAGVSDDTPLAYFYAWARVLRIVDGPDAVHRRSIAREELKRIAPYVG; the protein is encoded by the coding sequence ATGGACTTCGCGATGTCGGCGAAGGCGGAGGACGCATGCGCCCGGATGTGGGACTTCATGCGGGATAGCGTGTTCCCAGCCGAACAGGAATGGGTGCAATACCTCGCCGCCAACGGCGCGCATGCCTACCCACCGGTGATGGAGGAACTGAAGGCAGAGGCGCGTGGCCGCGGCTTGTGGAATCTGTTTCTTCCCACGCTCTCGGGGATGTCGAACCTCGAGTACGCCGCCGTCGCGGAGATCACCGGATGGTCACCGGTGATCGCGCCCGAGGCGATCAACTGCCAGGCCCCAGACACCGGAAACATGGAGACCCTGCACCTGTTCGGCACGCCGGAGCAGCGCGAGCAATGGCTCCAGCCGCTGCTGGAGGGAAAGATCCGGTCGGCCTTCGCAATGACGGAGCCCGACGTTTCCTCCTCCGACGCCACGAACATCACGACCCTCATCACACGCGACGGTGGCGACTACGTGATAAACGGCCGCAAATGGTGGATCACTGGGGTAGCGGACGAACGGTGCAAGATCTTCATCGTGATGGGAAAGACCGACACGTCAGCCGACACCCACCGGCAACAGTCGATGATCCTGGTCCCGCGCGACACTCCCGGAGTCGAGATCGTGCGGCACCTGCCCATCTTCGGCTACCAGGACCAGCACGGGCACTCCGAGATCGTCTTCCGTGACGTGCGCGTGCCGGCGTCCAACCTGTTCGGTGCCGAGGGAGACGGGTTCGTGATCGCGCAAGCCAGGCTCGGGCCCGGGCGCATCCATCACGCGATGCGCGCGATCGGGATGGCAGAACGGGCGTTGGCCCTGATGGTCGACCGGGCCAAGTCCCGGGTCGCCTTCGGCAAGCACCTGTCCGACCAAGGCGTGGTGCAGGAGCTGATCGCACAGTCGCGGATCGACATCGACCAGGCCCGATTGCTCGTCTACAAGACCGCGTGGCTCATTGACAGATACGGGACCAAGGGCGCACGCACCGAGATCGCCGCGATCAAGGTCGCCGCCCCAGCAACGGCCACCCGGGTCATCGATCGCGCGATCGAGGTATTCGGAGGAGCGGGAGTCAGCGACGACACACCCCTGGCCTACTTCTACGCCTGGGCACGAGTGCTGCGGATCGTCGACGGACCGGACGCAGTGCACCGCCGCTCGATCGCCCGTGAGGAGCTGAAGCGTATAGCGCCGTATGTCGGCTGA
- a CDS encoding phosphotransferase family protein, protein MATSTIDLNALVHMDRLAPALAQATGQDAWHHATATLIAGGKSNLTFELASPVGALILRRPPTGDLLPSAHDMAREAQVQAALKESSVPVPQVVLRDDGDLLGVPCYVMNKVAGHVIRERMPAHYADSADQKAAIADALVDVLVALHQLDPEQVGLRDYGRPRGFLERQLRRWSGQWEVSRTHEVPAVTELARRLQHRLPTTPRTAIVHGDYRLDNCVMNLDDPGRVEAVLDWELSTLGDPLTDLGMLLFYWGDPGDPAPLLTPAVTRTAGFPPRSRLAQRYGDATGVALDDLAFYEAFAHLKFAVIAQGIASRVAAGAMAGQDFGNLDDEVLRIAETGLLRLDERE, encoded by the coding sequence ATGGCGACATCCACCATCGACCTCAACGCGCTGGTTCACATGGACCGGCTGGCTCCCGCGCTCGCGCAAGCCACCGGTCAGGACGCCTGGCACCACGCCACGGCGACGCTGATCGCAGGCGGGAAGTCGAACCTGACCTTCGAGCTGGCCTCGCCTGTCGGCGCCCTGATCCTGCGGCGACCACCCACGGGTGACCTGCTGCCCAGCGCGCACGACATGGCCCGCGAGGCACAGGTCCAAGCGGCGCTGAAAGAAAGCAGCGTGCCGGTGCCCCAGGTGGTGCTTCGAGACGACGGCGATCTTCTCGGCGTGCCGTGCTATGTCATGAACAAGGTGGCAGGCCACGTGATCCGCGAGAGGATGCCGGCCCACTACGCCGACTCAGCCGATCAGAAGGCCGCGATCGCCGACGCCCTCGTTGACGTCCTCGTGGCGCTGCACCAGCTCGACCCCGAGCAGGTCGGCCTCCGTGACTACGGCCGTCCACGCGGATTCCTCGAACGTCAGCTGCGTCGCTGGAGCGGTCAGTGGGAGGTTTCGCGGACCCACGAGGTGCCTGCGGTCACCGAGCTGGCCCGTCGGCTGCAGCACCGACTCCCGACCACCCCACGTACCGCGATCGTGCACGGCGACTACCGGCTCGACAACTGCGTGATGAACCTCGACGACCCCGGCCGGGTCGAGGCGGTGCTGGACTGGGAGCTCTCCACGCTCGGTGATCCGCTCACCGACCTCGGCATGCTCCTGTTCTACTGGGGCGACCCCGGTGACCCCGCACCACTCTTGACGCCTGCGGTGACGCGGACGGCCGGCTTCCCTCCCCGGTCGCGGCTCGCCCAGCGCTACGGCGACGCCACCGGCGTCGCGCTCGACGACTTGGCGTTCTACGAGGCGTTCGCTCACTTAAAATTCGCGGTCATCGCTCAAGGCATCGCCTCACGAGTGGCTGCTGGCGCCATGGCCGGACAAGACTTCGGCAACCTCGACGACGAGGTCCTGCGAATCGCCGAGACGGGTCTGCTGCGGCTCGATGAAAGGGAGTGA
- a CDS encoding NUDIX hydrolase: MRFSAGAGHPAPSNRSGDRANSTLLMVRERGRGPSGRHDGQEYWTLPGGGIIPGETTEDAVGERSVKKSVYKPFLSGTCLMCPTPRG; encoded by the coding sequence ATGAGATTTTCGGCAGGGGCAGGTCATCCAGCGCCGTCGAACCGCAGCGGTGATCGTGCAAACAGCACGCTGCTGATGGTGCGCGAGCGTGGCCGTGGACCCTCCGGACGGCACGATGGCCAGGAGTACTGGACCCTCCCTGGCGGTGGGATCATCCCCGGTGAGACGACGGAGGATGCCGTCGGCGAGAGGTCCGTGAAGAAGTCGGTCTACAAGCCGTTTCTGTCCGGTACCTGCTTGATGTGCCCTACCCCTCGGGGCTGA